The Diadema setosum chromosome 1, eeDiaSeto1, whole genome shotgun sequence genome has a window encoding:
- the LOC140230564 gene encoding uncharacterized protein — protein sequence MKEFSRVGGCSSVGLTGRAGTVEKKYSQRDVDIAIERILTHVSTDVLTFDHSGTGVTTTYRTNPIPDIPGTVVSPVDDVHPPIEPFYPSRVRTTGPPPKPRVRWRSFHCPEKVGDMAKNYGPTSVLRNGGCQTQNMHCDVMKFTAKQTRQAQEHKKGERWATRRKPF from the exons ATGAAGGAGTTCTCGAGGGTCGGAGGATGTTCTTCCGTTGGCCTTACTGGACGTGCCGGCACCGTTGAGAAGAAGTACTCCCAGAGGGATGTAGACATTGCCATTGAGCGAATCTTGACCCATGTTTCAACAG ACGTGTTGACATTTGACCACTCAGGAACCGGTGTCACCACTACTTACCGAACAAACCCCATCCCTGACATTCCTGGTACCGTGGTCAGCCCTGTCGATGATGTACATCCACCTATCGAGCCATTCTACCCTTCTCGCGTCAGGACAACTGGACCTCCACCCAAACCCAGAGTCCGATGGCGTTCTTTCCACTGTCCAGAGAAGGTCGGGGATATGGCGAAAAACTATGGCCCTACTTCCGTCCTAAGAAATGGAGGATGCCAGACGCAGAATATGCATTGCGACGTGATGAAGTTCACCGCCAAACAAACAAGGCAGGCTCAGGAACACAAAAAG GGGGAAAGATGGGCGACCAGGAGAAAACCCTTTTGA